From the genome of Gemmatimonas phototrophica, one region includes:
- a CDS encoding ABC transporter permease: protein MLPPSLSAAAVGLGALRENPLRTLLSTLGVIIGVAALVAVLSLGDAMQAFVRSEIDRVTDVQSVTIEPRTFRLIDGSWEPVRNPLVLTLADLSSLKRETPSAQAAVMSRGGSARVSWPGSGKQRKATIAAVTEDIAITDRRPLADGRSFTPREALANAPVVVLSWRLAEELADGRPATSLIGQEVRVGPLPRVVIGVFAARQGERGYSARIPYAGAAATLGNSAVAGAPSIALKARSVDAVATLTSEIEDWLALRFQRWEDRIEIIVAEAELAEIARAFLIMKLFLGLLAGISMLVGGIGIMNIMLASVTERTREIGIRKAIGANVRDIRVQFLTEAVAISAVGSGLGVVLGLSIAALAVGVMHLMVDAEGLQVVISPWTLVMSATLAVIIGLVFGTYPARRASHLSPIDAIRHE, encoded by the coding sequence ATGCTTCCCCCATCGCTATCTGCCGCCGCCGTTGGTCTAGGTGCGCTTCGCGAGAACCCGCTGCGCACCCTCCTGTCGACGTTGGGGGTCATCATCGGGGTCGCCGCTCTCGTCGCCGTCCTCTCGCTCGGCGATGCGATGCAAGCCTTCGTCCGCAGCGAAATCGACCGGGTGACCGATGTGCAATCGGTCACGATCGAACCGCGCACGTTTCGCCTCATTGACGGAAGTTGGGAGCCGGTACGCAATCCCCTTGTGTTGACGTTGGCCGACCTTTCATCTCTGAAACGTGAGACGCCCTCGGCGCAGGCCGCGGTCATGAGTCGAGGTGGATCTGCACGGGTCAGCTGGCCGGGGAGTGGCAAGCAACGGAAAGCGACCATCGCCGCCGTCACCGAAGACATCGCCATTACCGATCGACGTCCACTGGCGGACGGCCGATCATTCACCCCACGCGAGGCACTCGCCAACGCGCCGGTGGTGGTCCTCTCGTGGCGCCTCGCGGAAGAATTGGCTGACGGCCGGCCCGCCACTTCGTTGATCGGCCAGGAGGTACGGGTCGGTCCCCTCCCCCGCGTGGTCATCGGCGTTTTTGCCGCCCGCCAAGGCGAGCGCGGCTACTCGGCACGAATTCCCTACGCGGGGGCGGCAGCGACCCTGGGTAATTCGGCGGTCGCCGGGGCACCGTCAATTGCGCTCAAGGCCCGTTCGGTCGATGCCGTGGCGACGCTGACGAGTGAAATCGAAGACTGGCTCGCACTCCGATTTCAGCGGTGGGAGGATCGCATCGAGATTATCGTCGCTGAGGCCGAACTCGCCGAGATTGCGCGGGCATTTCTCATCATGAAGCTGTTTCTCGGATTGCTGGCGGGAATCTCGATGCTCGTCGGGGGGATCGGCATCATGAATATCATGCTGGCGAGTGTGACCGAGCGCACCCGGGAGATCGGCATTCGGAAGGCGATTGGGGCCAATGTGCGAGATATTCGCGTCCAGTTCCTCACCGAGGCGGTGGCCATCTCCGCCGTGGGGAGTGGGCTCGGCGTTGTGCTTGGACTATCCATCGCCGCCTTGGCGGTGGGCGTGATGCACCTGATGGTGGACGCGGAGGGATTGCAGGTGGTGATTTCGCCGTGGACGCTGGTGATGTCGGCCACGTTGGCGGTGATCATCGGCCTCGTATTCGGCACGTATCCAGCACGTCGGGCGTCGCACCTGAGTCCTATCGACGCGATTCGGCACGAGTAG
- a CDS encoding DUF1501 domain-containing protein produces MAHGHGTGGHDDGCGVNSQPRTRREALRTMGAGFGMMAFAQMVGASIAEASSSVLSSMGERVIKPDFKPRAKHVIFLFMNGGVSQVDTFDPKPELDKYDGKPIPNAIKTERKTGSLMKSPFKFSRYGKSGLEVSELFPEVGSIADDICVIRSMHTEIPNHEPSLLIMNTGHIQPGRPSMGAWLTYGLGTENKNLPGFVVLCPDQPTVVGPPLWSNGFLPAMHQGTFIADKAPRLEEEFDPYELIPNIHSDSTSLTDQRKEVDLVEKLNRLRMQRVGPNDEELEGAIKAMETAYRMQTEAPDVFDIRKESEATQRLYGPGSTARGCLMAVRLVEKGVRMVQVYYAKGDPWDHHDDINRHRVNARHSDRAFAAVVKDLKSRGLLDDTLVVCGTEFGRTPVLETGGGGAGGRVTNGRDHNPHGFSIWLAGGGVKGGMTYGRTDDFGFKVAENPVHIHDLHATILHLLGINHEKLTYNYSGRDFRLTDVAGKVIHDIIA; encoded by the coding sequence ATGGCACACGGGCACGGGACGGGCGGGCATGACGATGGCTGCGGAGTAAACTCGCAGCCGCGCACGCGACGCGAGGCGCTCAGAACGATGGGCGCCGGGTTTGGCATGATGGCGTTCGCGCAGATGGTGGGCGCGTCCATCGCGGAGGCGTCGAGCTCCGTGCTTTCCTCGATGGGCGAGCGGGTGATCAAGCCCGACTTCAAGCCGCGCGCCAAGCACGTGATCTTTCTGTTCATGAATGGGGGCGTGTCGCAGGTGGACACCTTCGACCCCAAGCCTGAGCTGGACAAGTACGACGGGAAGCCCATTCCGAACGCCATCAAGACCGAGCGGAAGACCGGCTCGCTCATGAAGTCGCCGTTCAAGTTTTCGCGCTACGGGAAGTCCGGTCTCGAAGTCAGCGAGCTGTTCCCGGAGGTGGGGTCGATCGCCGACGACATCTGCGTCATCCGGTCGATGCACACGGAGATCCCCAACCACGAGCCGTCGCTGCTCATCATGAACACCGGGCACATCCAGCCCGGGCGGCCATCCATGGGCGCCTGGCTTACCTACGGGCTGGGCACCGAGAACAAGAACCTCCCCGGGTTCGTGGTGCTCTGTCCCGATCAGCCTACCGTGGTGGGGCCGCCACTGTGGAGCAACGGCTTTCTCCCCGCCATGCACCAGGGCACGTTCATCGCCGACAAGGCGCCACGGCTCGAGGAAGAGTTCGACCCCTACGAGCTCATTCCCAACATCCACTCCGACTCCACGTCGCTTACTGACCAGCGCAAGGAAGTGGATCTGGTGGAAAAGTTGAATCGCCTGCGCATGCAGCGCGTGGGGCCGAACGACGAGGAGCTGGAGGGCGCGATCAAGGCCATGGAAACCGCCTATCGCATGCAGACGGAAGCGCCTGACGTCTTCGACATTCGCAAGGAGAGCGAGGCGACGCAGCGTTTGTATGGCCCGGGAAGCACGGCGCGCGGCTGTCTCATGGCGGTGCGGCTCGTGGAGAAAGGGGTGCGCATGGTGCAGGTCTATTACGCCAAGGGTGACCCGTGGGACCACCACGACGACATCAACCGCCACCGCGTGAACGCTAGGCACTCCGACCGGGCTTTCGCCGCCGTGGTGAAAGATCTCAAGTCACGCGGACTGCTGGATGACACGCTGGTGGTGTGTGGCACCGAGTTCGGACGCACGCCGGTGCTGGAGACCGGCGGCGGCGGCGCGGGTGGCCGCGTCACGAACGGGCGCGATCACAATCCGCACGGGTTCAGCATCTGGCTGGCGGGCGGCGGTGTGAAGGGAGGTATGACCTATGGCCGCACCGACGACTTCGGCTTCAAGGTCGCGGAGAACCCCGTGCACATTCACGATCTGCACGCGACCATTTTGCACCTGTTGGGCATCAACCACGAGAAGCTGACGTACAACTACAGCGGTCGCGACTTCCGGCTCACCGACGTGGCCGGCAAGGTGATTCACGATATCATTGCGTGA
- a CDS encoding PSD1 and planctomycete cytochrome C domain-containing protein: MKSFVTLVASFATAVTAGTAVATPAAAQSNDDFFETRVRPVLARQCAECHSEARTRGRLRVTSRAELLAGGKSGPAIVPGDPNASLLIKAIRHEIAKMEMPRDAPPLSPREIEGLVEWVKMGAPWPEAAPKIVLAASVSGEAEGGMTPGARIFANKVRPVLEQKCFACHTNEERGGLRLDSRERILKGGGRGPAVIPGNPEQSLIISALRHEREELRMPRNAAKLSDAEIQGFVEWIQAGAEWAKTEAPIAVPRRAATKAEREFWSFSPHPVIKVPTPKNTEWVKTDIDRFVLAQLEQRGLTPARAADKRTLIRRATYDLIGLPPTKKEVEAFLADTARAAFEKVVDRLLASEHYGEKWGRHWLDVTRYAEDDTRGLAMDGSGRERYPMAHVYRDWVVDALNADMAYDTLVMAHLAADQMPENRRKDLLPALGFLGQGPWYYDLADPPVARADERHDRVDVTTRGFLGITVGCARCHDHKYDPIGTHDYYALAGVFNNANYHEYPIADSVRADKYKKDKEFIKKFNEGMGEYMRTESDQLARVLTLQVSKYMMAAWQVTGREQLPKERAALEARLDLETLERWIDFLNDPPKHYPFLTDWQAMIAEPVGTTDEAKAEAKKKAQKLADAFQRLLLDVTAEQKKLEEKNKKIIAKGTPLEEVKSIPMPNGFESFFDQHQLELATMDRSRFNLYLDVYAFDLDNELDTFFPKPALLRFNGWGLERQLSRVAADHLAAMREEVKRLEKELPDIPFVMGVKDKPKESLEDIALHIRGSPLNLGERVPRGFPLVLQNGTATVYKEGSGRLQLAQDIAKHPLAARVIVNRVWGWHMGAGIVRTPSNFGFAGARPTNPELLEYLATQFVANGRSIKRLHKDIMLSSVYQMASDHDAKAATIDPENQNFWRFNRQRLSAEGIRDALLAVSGELADSIGGPSLELDDEKNNRRTLYSSVSRFQPHIFLQTFDFPSPSLSAERRFATNVPLQSLYFMNSPFVLRQAQALVRRLADSAAAPVVAKDSGTAGAAPPRRTALKKAATTAADTAADAAGPPPPKHFDDRAMIRAAYPLLYGRDAVEEEIVLGLGFLAEQRASLLASETAKAEAETKKVQSSTTATAKVAGAGGGAEQAKKDLLARRVSMKAWTQYARALFSAAEFRFID, translated from the coding sequence ATGAAGTCCTTTGTCACGCTCGTCGCGTCCTTCGCCACAGCCGTCACAGCCGGTACGGCGGTTGCCACTCCGGCCGCGGCGCAGTCAAACGACGACTTCTTCGAGACCCGGGTGCGACCGGTGCTGGCCAGGCAGTGCGCCGAGTGCCATTCGGAAGCGCGCACGCGCGGCCGCTTGCGGGTCACCTCGCGGGCCGAGCTCCTCGCCGGCGGCAAGTCGGGCCCGGCCATTGTTCCCGGCGACCCAAACGCCAGCCTGCTCATTAAGGCGATCCGGCACGAGATCGCGAAAATGGAGATGCCGCGTGACGCGCCCCCCCTCTCGCCTCGCGAAATCGAAGGGCTGGTGGAGTGGGTAAAAATGGGTGCGCCATGGCCAGAGGCCGCACCCAAAATCGTGCTTGCTGCCTCGGTATCGGGAGAAGCCGAAGGCGGCATGACACCCGGCGCCCGGATCTTCGCTAACAAGGTCCGCCCGGTGCTCGAACAGAAGTGCTTCGCGTGTCATACCAACGAGGAGCGCGGTGGCCTGCGGCTCGACTCGCGCGAGCGCATCCTCAAGGGGGGCGGCCGCGGACCCGCGGTCATTCCGGGAAACCCTGAGCAGAGCCTCATCATTTCGGCGCTGCGGCACGAGCGCGAAGAGCTGCGCATGCCCCGCAATGCCGCCAAGCTGTCAGACGCAGAAATCCAGGGGTTCGTCGAATGGATCCAGGCCGGCGCCGAATGGGCGAAGACCGAAGCACCCATTGCCGTGCCGCGCCGCGCCGCCACCAAGGCGGAGCGCGAATTCTGGTCGTTCAGCCCGCACCCGGTCATCAAGGTCCCCACGCCGAAAAACACCGAGTGGGTCAAGACTGACATCGATCGCTTTGTGCTCGCGCAGCTCGAGCAGCGCGGGCTCACCCCCGCCCGTGCCGCCGACAAGCGCACGCTTATCCGTAGGGCGACCTACGACCTCATCGGGCTCCCGCCCACGAAGAAAGAGGTTGAAGCCTTCCTCGCCGACACGGCCCGCGCCGCCTTTGAAAAGGTGGTGGACCGGTTGCTCGCCTCCGAACACTACGGTGAGAAATGGGGGCGGCACTGGCTCGATGTCACGCGTTACGCCGAGGATGACACCCGCGGTTTGGCGATGGACGGCTCGGGTAGAGAGCGATACCCCATGGCCCATGTCTACCGCGATTGGGTGGTTGACGCCCTCAATGCGGACATGGCGTACGACACCCTCGTCATGGCGCACCTGGCGGCCGACCAGATGCCCGAGAACCGCCGGAAAGATCTGCTCCCGGCCCTCGGCTTCCTCGGTCAGGGTCCCTGGTACTACGACCTTGCTGATCCCCCGGTGGCGCGCGCGGACGAACGCCACGACCGCGTGGACGTAACCACACGCGGCTTCCTCGGGATTACCGTCGGCTGTGCGCGCTGCCACGACCACAAGTACGACCCCATCGGAACGCACGACTACTACGCGTTGGCCGGCGTCTTCAACAACGCCAATTACCACGAGTATCCAATCGCCGACTCGGTTCGCGCCGACAAATACAAGAAAGACAAAGAGTTCATCAAGAAGTTCAACGAGGGCATGGGTGAGTACATGCGCACCGAGTCTGACCAGCTCGCGCGCGTACTCACGCTGCAGGTTTCCAAGTACATGATGGCGGCGTGGCAGGTGACCGGCCGCGAGCAGCTTCCCAAGGAGCGCGCGGCCCTCGAGGCGCGTCTCGACCTGGAGACACTTGAACGGTGGATCGACTTCTTGAACGATCCGCCAAAGCACTACCCGTTCCTGACGGACTGGCAGGCGATGATCGCCGAGCCGGTGGGTACGACTGACGAAGCCAAGGCCGAGGCGAAGAAGAAGGCGCAGAAGCTGGCCGATGCCTTCCAACGGTTGCTCCTCGACGTGACGGCGGAGCAGAAGAAGCTCGAGGAGAAGAACAAGAAGATCATCGCCAAGGGCACACCGCTCGAGGAAGTGAAGTCCATTCCGATGCCCAACGGCTTCGAAAGCTTCTTCGACCAGCACCAGCTTGAGCTCGCGACGATGGATCGGTCGCGGTTCAACCTGTACCTCGACGTCTACGCCTTCGATCTCGACAACGAACTCGACACGTTCTTCCCCAAGCCGGCGCTGCTGCGCTTCAACGGCTGGGGGCTGGAACGTCAATTGAGCCGCGTTGCCGCCGACCACCTCGCCGCCATGCGCGAAGAGGTAAAGCGCCTCGAGAAGGAACTGCCGGACATCCCGTTTGTCATGGGCGTCAAGGACAAGCCAAAGGAGTCCCTCGAAGACATCGCGCTGCACATCCGCGGCAGCCCGCTCAACCTAGGTGAGCGCGTGCCGCGCGGCTTCCCACTCGTGTTGCAGAACGGCACGGCTACGGTCTACAAAGAGGGCAGTGGTCGGCTGCAGCTGGCTCAGGACATCGCCAAGCATCCGCTTGCCGCGCGCGTGATCGTGAACCGCGTGTGGGGCTGGCACATGGGCGCTGGCATCGTGCGCACGCCCAGCAACTTCGGCTTTGCAGGGGCGCGCCCCACCAACCCCGAGTTGCTGGAGTACCTGGCCACACAGTTTGTTGCGAACGGGCGGTCGATCAAGCGGTTGCACAAGGACATCATGCTCTCCTCGGTCTACCAGATGGCCTCGGACCACGATGCCAAGGCGGCGACCATTGATCCCGAGAACCAGAACTTTTGGCGATTCAACCGACAGCGCCTCAGCGCCGAGGGCATTCGTGACGCGCTGTTGGCGGTGTCTGGTGAACTCGCCGACTCCATTGGCGGGCCGTCGCTCGAACTCGACGACGAGAAAAACAATCGCCGTACGCTGTACTCGAGTGTGAGTCGTTTCCAGCCGCACATCTTCCTGCAGACGTTCGACTTCCCGAGCCCGAGCCTGAGCGCCGAGCGGCGATTTGCCACCAACGTGCCGCTGCAAAGCCTGTACTTCATGAACTCGCCGTTCGTGTTGCGACAGGCACAGGCCCTGGTGCGGCGCTTGGCCGACTCGGCGGCGGCGCCTGTCGTGGCAAAAGACTCTGGCACCGCCGGAGCCGCGCCCCCACGCCGGACGGCACTGAAGAAAGCGGCAACCACCGCCGCGGACACGGCTGCCGACGCGGCTGGTCCTCCCCCGCCCAAGCATTTTGACGATCGCGCCATGATCCGTGCGGCCTATCCTTTGCTCTACGGTCGCGACGCGGTCGAAGAGGAGATCGTGCTCGGGCTTGGATTTCTCGCCGAGCAGCGCGCGTCGCTGCTGGCAAGCGAGACAGCGAAGGCCGAGGCTGAGACCAAGAAGGTGCAGAGTTCAACGACCGCTACCGCCAAGGTCGCGGGGGCTGGAGGTGGTGCCGAGCAGGCGAAGAAGGACCTGCTCGCGCGCCGGGTGTCCATGAAGGCGTGGACGCAATACGCACGGGCGCTGTTCAGCGCGGCGGAATTCCGCTTCATCGACTGA
- a CDS encoding FG-GAP repeat domain-containing protein has translation MPRRLALAAAALAFAAACAPRTVTGRSDASAIQPSVPRALWVEATDALLAPTAEWTNKVELADLNGDGRLDLLFANGGDYSTPGTPELNRAFYNMGPGKPFVERTTEVFGTTPDIARVVKARDFNGDGRVDVFVGTTYQTQSRLYLATASGGFVERTASHLPAVLLSVGDAEPGDVDGDGDLDLVLADWGAGNNMSNAGGRVQLWLNDGAGRFTDVTAARLPDELIRFSWDLEFVDVDNDFDLDVLVSCKRCGGGSLYRNDGAGMFANDPRALPQYTNNYEYEAMDLDGDGFLDLVTVNDGEIVGGNGSSRREHVLRNNGKGRFFDMTDSWWPASENIGEDDNVVAFLDADSDGDADFVIGSLSGPDRLLLNDGKGHLRTANQVFVGDSTPGTLGLALGDLDGDGRLDVVQAQGEVKGAERERIFLGRGLSPDGAPPVVGPVAQAPSANGVLVRARVHDRKGPTLPTEWKRVEVRWSTPAGAGVTPLVWYGEYLWRALVPANAGGLTVCAVDAAGNETCRAVPTTG, from the coding sequence GTGCCCCGTCGTCTCGCTCTCGCGGCGGCGGCCTTAGCCTTCGCGGCGGCCTGTGCACCGCGCACCGTGACTGGCCGGTCGGACGCCTCGGCGATCCAGCCCTCCGTCCCCCGGGCGCTCTGGGTCGAAGCGACGGACGCGCTGCTCGCTCCCACCGCCGAGTGGACCAACAAAGTTGAGCTGGCGGATCTCAATGGTGATGGACGGCTTGATCTCCTTTTTGCGAATGGCGGCGATTACTCGACGCCCGGCACGCCGGAGCTCAACCGGGCTTTTTACAACATGGGTCCGGGGAAGCCGTTCGTCGAACGGACCACGGAGGTGTTCGGGACCACGCCGGACATTGCCCGCGTCGTGAAGGCGCGCGATTTCAACGGCGACGGTCGGGTTGATGTCTTTGTCGGGACAACGTATCAGACGCAGAGCCGGCTGTACCTGGCAACCGCTTCCGGAGGATTCGTTGAACGCACCGCGTCTCACCTGCCCGCCGTGTTGCTCAGCGTGGGCGACGCCGAGCCCGGTGACGTGGACGGCGATGGTGACCTCGATCTAGTGCTCGCCGACTGGGGGGCGGGGAACAACATGAGCAATGCGGGCGGCCGGGTACAGCTCTGGCTCAATGACGGCGCGGGGCGCTTCACCGACGTCACCGCCGCGCGTCTTCCCGACGAACTGATTCGCTTTTCGTGGGACCTGGAATTCGTTGACGTGGACAACGACTTCGACCTCGATGTGCTGGTCTCCTGCAAGCGCTGCGGCGGCGGCTCGCTCTATCGCAATGATGGGGCGGGAATGTTCGCCAACGATCCTCGTGCGCTGCCGCAGTACACCAACAACTACGAGTACGAGGCAATGGACCTCGACGGCGACGGCTTCCTCGATCTGGTGACCGTGAACGACGGTGAGATCGTCGGTGGCAACGGCTCCAGCCGTCGGGAGCACGTGCTCCGCAACAACGGGAAAGGCCGCTTCTTCGACATGACCGATAGCTGGTGGCCTGCGAGTGAGAACATCGGTGAGGACGACAACGTCGTGGCGTTCCTTGATGCCGACTCAGACGGCGACGCGGATTTCGTGATCGGCTCGCTGAGCGGACCGGACCGGCTCCTGCTGAACGACGGCAAAGGCCATCTTCGCACCGCCAATCAGGTCTTCGTGGGCGACAGCACCCCGGGCACGCTTGGGCTGGCATTGGGCGACCTGGACGGCGACGGGAGGTTAGATGTTGTGCAGGCGCAGGGCGAAGTGAAGGGCGCCGAGCGTGAGCGAATCTTTCTTGGCCGGGGGCTCTCGCCCGATGGTGCCCCGCCGGTCGTGGGGCCGGTCGCGCAGGCGCCGTCGGCCAACGGTGTCCTTGTTCGCGCGCGTGTCCACGACCGCAAAGGCCCAACGCTGCCCACTGAGTGGAAACGTGTTGAAGTGCGCTGGAGCACCCCCGCCGGCGCGGGCGTGACGCCGCTTGTTTGGTACGGGGAGTATCTCTGGCGTGCACTGGTCCCTGCGAATGCCGGCGGACTCACCGTGTGCGCGGTGGACGCAGCGGGGAACGAGACCTGTCGAGCCGTACCAACCACCGGCTGA
- a CDS encoding ArsR/SmtB family transcription factor, translating into MTATPSLDHGRAAELFHALSDETRLGILALLRDGEQCVCDLQSALQAAQSRLSFHLRVLKDAGLVSDRKEGRWSYYTLEAEALGEAHDLVRVLASVKPATETAPVAGKRRLAVLGSCCG; encoded by the coding sequence GTGACTGCTACCCCTTCTTTGGATCACGGCCGCGCTGCCGAGCTCTTTCACGCATTGTCCGACGAAACCCGCCTGGGGATCCTCGCATTGCTGCGTGACGGCGAGCAATGCGTGTGTGATTTGCAGTCGGCGCTGCAGGCTGCGCAATCGCGGTTGTCGTTTCACTTGCGAGTGCTCAAGGACGCCGGCCTGGTGTCCGACCGCAAAGAGGGACGCTGGTCGTATTACACGCTGGAAGCCGAGGCGCTGGGTGAAGCCCACGATCTGGTGCGGGTGCTTGCCAGCGTGAAGCCAGCGACCGAGACAGCCCCGGTGGCGGGCAAGCGACGCCTGGCGGTCCTGGGGAGCTGCTGCGGGTAG
- a CDS encoding arsenite methyltransferase, translating into MSNIQEVVQARYGEAARRVLAVADNDLSADGAASCCAPSCCGGSAFNGTVDPITSNLYVSGETDELPSNAVLASLGCGNPTALAELRAGETVLDLGSGGGIDVLLSARRVGPTGKAIGLDMTDDMLELARRNAAEAGVNNVQFLRGRIEEIPLPSNSVDVIISNCVINLSGDKRTVLAEAYRVLKPGGRFAVSDVVVRGAVPADMRKSMELWVGCVAGALEEQEFLGLLREVGFDAPSIEPTRVYRSEDARVFLEGAGIPVNEALEHLDGKFMAAFVRATKPLT; encoded by the coding sequence ATGTCCAATATTCAGGAAGTTGTTCAGGCGCGGTACGGGGAAGCGGCGCGGCGTGTGCTGGCTGTTGCCGACAACGATCTCTCCGCCGACGGTGCGGCCAGTTGCTGCGCGCCGTCCTGTTGCGGCGGGAGTGCTTTCAACGGGACCGTCGATCCGATCACCAGCAATCTGTACGTGAGCGGCGAGACGGATGAGCTTCCGTCAAATGCCGTGCTGGCCTCGCTGGGATGCGGCAATCCCACGGCACTGGCCGAACTGCGCGCCGGCGAGACGGTGCTCGATTTGGGGTCCGGTGGTGGCATTGATGTGCTCCTGTCAGCCCGGCGCGTTGGCCCCACCGGAAAAGCCATCGGCCTCGACATGACCGATGATATGCTGGAACTCGCGCGGCGAAATGCAGCCGAAGCGGGGGTGAACAACGTGCAGTTTCTGCGCGGACGGATTGAAGAGATCCCCCTGCCCAGCAACTCAGTCGATGTCATCATCTCGAACTGCGTGATCAATCTCAGCGGCGACAAACGCACGGTGCTTGCCGAGGCGTATCGTGTGCTCAAGCCTGGCGGTCGTTTCGCGGTCAGCGATGTGGTGGTGCGCGGTGCGGTGCCCGCCGACATGCGGAAGTCCATGGAGCTGTGGGTCGGGTGCGTGGCCGGTGCGCTGGAGGAGCAGGAGTTTCTGGGGTTGCTGCGCGAGGTGGGGTTTGATGCGCCCAGCATTGAACCCACCCGGGTATATCGCAGCGAAGACGCCCGCGTATTTCTCGAGGGAGCAGGCATTCCGGTAAACGAGGCCCTCGAACATCTTGATGGGAAGTTCATGGCGGCCTTCGTACGCGCCACCAAACCTCTCACGTGA
- the arsN2 gene encoding arsenic resistance N-acetyltransferase ArsN2, producing MSRSMSETLSLSVRTAREEDLPSIEALLRDCALPTDGVAPLLIASPDQFVVATDQRNTLVAVAGVEGTGAHGLLRSVAVHPQWRAHGVGNRLVQRLVERADADGRRALYLLTTTAEHYFPRFGFVPIGRDEVPPDIAATVEFTSACPGSAICMVRYHGGARG from the coding sequence GTGAGCCGTTCGATGAGTGAGACGCTCTCCCTGTCGGTGCGCACGGCGCGTGAGGAGGATCTGCCCTCCATTGAGGCGCTGCTCCGCGACTGTGCACTGCCTACCGACGGGGTGGCACCACTCCTCATCGCCAGCCCGGATCAGTTTGTGGTGGCGACGGACCAGCGGAATACGCTGGTCGCGGTAGCCGGTGTGGAGGGCACGGGCGCGCACGGCCTGCTCCGATCGGTCGCGGTGCATCCCCAATGGCGAGCCCATGGTGTGGGCAACCGGCTCGTACAAAGGCTCGTTGAGCGAGCCGATGCTGACGGTCGGCGCGCGCTCTATCTGCTCACGACAACCGCCGAGCACTACTTTCCCCGCTTCGGCTTTGTACCGATTGGCCGGGATGAGGTACCACCCGATATCGCCGCCACCGTTGAATTCACGAGTGCCTGTCCGGGGTCAGCCATTTGCATGGTGCGGTACCACGGCGGGGCGCGCGGATGA
- a CDS encoding endonuclease/exonuclease/phosphatase family protein yields the protein MRHHARIRVALGALLLTTATVTGCTPFVRRGSPADAKDSAPLRVMTFNIRYDNPGDGVNAWPNRKDWVASLIRYHGADVIGVQEALLHQLTDLDARLPGFARVGVGRTDGKTKGEFSAILYRADRLTLKDSGTFWLSPTPDVAGSKGWDTAIERVATWAHFADRRTGCEWLQLNTHYDHIGEAARQESSRLIRRRLLTLAKGKPVIMTGDLNTEPTHAPYRILTTESLQDAVAPLADAFVTSRTGSYGPTATWNAFKAIEANRRIDYILVSPSVAVEQHAILPDMWDGRFPSDHLPVIAAITGICR from the coding sequence ATGAGACACCATGCTCGAATTCGCGTTGCGCTGGGGGCGCTCCTGCTGACGACCGCCACAGTCACCGGTTGCACTCCGTTCGTACGGCGTGGGTCGCCGGCAGACGCCAAGGACTCCGCGCCGCTGCGGGTCATGACCTTCAACATCCGCTACGACAATCCCGGCGATGGTGTGAATGCCTGGCCCAACCGCAAGGATTGGGTGGCGTCGCTCATTCGGTATCACGGCGCCGATGTGATTGGTGTGCAGGAAGCGCTGTTGCACCAACTCACCGATCTGGACGCGCGCCTGCCGGGTTTTGCGCGCGTTGGCGTGGGGCGTACGGATGGGAAAACGAAAGGAGAATTCAGTGCCATTCTGTACCGCGCTGATCGCCTGACGCTCAAGGACAGCGGCACCTTCTGGTTATCGCCCACGCCGGACGTTGCCGGCAGCAAGGGATGGGACACCGCTATAGAGCGCGTGGCCACCTGGGCGCATTTTGCCGATCGCCGCACCGGGTGCGAATGGCTCCAGCTCAACACCCACTACGATCACATTGGTGAGGCGGCACGCCAGGAAAGTTCACGGCTCATTCGCCGTCGACTGCTGACGCTGGCCAAGGGGAAACCAGTGATCATGACGGGCGACCTCAATACGGAGCCCACGCACGCGCCCTATCGTATTCTCACGACGGAATCGCTCCAGGACGCCGTGGCTCCACTGGCCGACGCGTTCGTCACCAGCCGCACCGGCAGCTACGGCCCCACGGCCACGTGGAACGCCTTCAAGGCCATCGAAGCGAATCGGCGCATCGATTACATCCTGGTCTCGCCCTCCGTTGCGGTAGAACAGCACGCCATTCTCCCCGACATGTGGGATGGCCGATTCCCGTCGGACCATTTACCGGTGATCGCGGCGATCACCGGCATCTGCCGCTGA